One Felis catus isolate Fca126 chromosome D2, F.catus_Fca126_mat1.0, whole genome shotgun sequence DNA window includes the following coding sequences:
- the LOC101100417 gene encoding zinc finger protein 260 isoform X5, which translates to MLENYSHLVAVGCCVPKPDVIFRLEQGQQPWLIEEESLDQSCPEVCKVDNQLEQNQEIQHRHFWQSPFINNKTLTVHRGNVLGNIFNFSTDSIPSIKIPCKCDSCGMNLKCISELIINKKNYLSKKADDLNPCGKLFLHSNPEKTQMGEKPCEFIQNQKYVSRNENFIPYQKIKNVQQCLIQRNKEYEGYGKEFHEKALVPYNQSCIGESPREHNESDKTFCNNATLVVCKIAQRMENLHEFNEYGKTFEKSSLLKPRVHLKVKGYEYIDRVVSFNRRSDFPDTGDRVFEYNNLGEPYWEKSVLNITPRTHVGDKVHECNECGKAFCKKSKLTKHQKIHPREKPYECKECGKCFSRKSLLTLHQRIHTGEKPYECKACGKCFSRSSHLIIHQRTHTGEKPYECKECGKCFYHKSYLTVHQRIHTGEKPYECNQCGKTFISNSVLTIHQKTHTGDKPYECNQCGKFFSRNSYLTVHLRTHTGEKPYECELCGKTFCHKSDVTKHEKTHIGGKPYGCNQCGKTFSRNSGLKVHQRTHTKEKPYECNECGKSFSEKSVLTVHQRIHTGEKPYKCNECGKTFYNKSDLTKHHRTHTGEKPYECKECGKFFSRNSYLTVHQRSHTGEKPYVCKKCGKTFYLKSDYTVHKRTHRGEKSYHCNQCGKTFTCGSVLRSHQRTHTGEKPYECNECGKSFSEKSVLTVHQRIHTGEKPYKCNECGKSFYHKSDLTKHQRTHTGEKPYECKHCGKTFSCNSGLKVHQRRHVREKPYECIECEVTAKKSVITAHPRLHTEEEN; encoded by the exons atgctggagaactacAGCCACCTTGTCGCAGTGG GGTGCTGCGTCCCTAAACCAGACGTGATCTTCAGGCTGGAACAAGGACAGCAGCCATGGCTCATAGAGGAAGAGTCCCTAGACCAGAGCTGCCCAG aAGTCTGCAAAGTTGATAACCAACTAGAACAGAATCAAGAAATCCAGCACAGACATTTCTGGCAGTCTCCATTTatcaacaacaaaacactgaCTGTACACAGAGGTAATGTattaggaaacatttttaatttcagcacaGACAGCATTCCTTCCATAAAAATACCCTGTAAATGTGACTCATGTGGTATgaatttgaaatgtatttcagaattaattattaataagaaaaactaTTTAAGTAAGAAGGCTGATGACCTCAATCCATGTGGGAAATTGTTCCTTCATAGTAACCCTGAAAAAACTCAAATGGGGGAGAAACCTTGTGAATTCATTCAAAATCAAAAATATGTAAGTCGTAATGAAAATTTCATTCcatatcagaaaattaaaaatgtacaacaATGCTTAATTCAAAGGAATAAGGAATATGAGGGATACGGGAAGGAGTTCCATGAGAAGGCACTTGTCCCATATAACCAATCTTGTATAGGAGAGAGTCCTCGTGAACATAATGAATCTGATAAAACGTTCTGTAATAATGCAACCCTCGTGGTCTGTAAGATAGCACAAAGAATGGAAAATCTTCATGAGTTTAATGAATACGGTAAAACATTTGAGAAGTCCTCCCTCTTGAAACCTAGAGTTCATTTAAAGGTGAAGGGTTATGAGTACATTGATAGAGTGGTTAGTTTCAATAGGAGATCAGACTTCCCTGACACAGGAGATAGAGTATTTGAATATAACAACTTGGGAGAACCTTACTGGGAGAAGTCCGTTCTTAATATAACTCCGAGAACACACGTAGGAGACAAAGTCCATGAATGTAACGAATGTGGAAAAGCATTCTGCAAAAAGTCAAAACTCACCAAACACCAGAAAATACATCCAAGAGAGAAACCATacgaatgtaaggaatgtgggaaatgCTTCTCTCGGAAATCCCTCCTCACTTTACATCAGAGAatccacacaggagagaaaccctacgAATGTAAGGCCTGTGGGAAATGCTTCTCTAGGAGTTCACACCTCATAATTCATCAGAGgactcacacaggagagaagccctatgaatgtaaggaatgtgggaagtgTTTCTACCATAAGTCCTATCTCACGGTACACCAGAGGATTCATACAGGGgagaagccctatgaatgtaACCAATGTGGAAAAACCTTCATAAGCAACTCAGTCCTCACAATAcatcagaaaacacacacaggcGACAAACCCTATGAGTGTAATCAGTGTGGGAAATTCTTCTCCAGAAACTCGTACCTTACAGTACATCTGAGAACgcacacaggggagaagccctacGAATGTGAGCTCTGTGGGAAAACCTTCTGTCACAAGTCAGATGTCACGAAACATGAGAAAACTCACATAGGGGGAAAACCCTATGGATGTAATCAGTGCGGGAAAACCTTTAGTCGTAACTCGGGCCTAAAAGTtcatcagagaactcacacaaaggagaaaccctatgaatgtaacgAGTGTGGGAAATCCTTTTCTGAGAAATCAGTTCTCACAGTACATCAGAGGATACACACAGGCGAGAAACCTTACaagtgtaatgaatgtgggaaaacctTCTACAATAAATCGGACCTCACTAAACACCACAGGACTCACACAggtgagaaaccctatgaatgtaaggaatgtgggaaattcTTCTCTAGGAATTCATACCTTACAGTACACCAGAGAAGTCATACAGGGGAGAAACCCTATGTGTGCAAGAAATGTGGGAAAACTTTCTACCTTAAGTCAGACTATACAGTACATAAGAGAACACACAGAGGGGAGAAATCCTATCACTGTAATCAGTGTGGGAAGACTTTCACTTGCGGTTCAGTCCTCAGATcacatcagagaactcacacaggtgagaagccctatgaatgtaACGAGTGTGGGAAATCATTTTCAGAGAAATCCGTTCTCACCGTCCATCAGAGGAtacacacaggggagaaacctTATAAGTGTAACGAATGTGGGAAGTCCTTCTATCATAAGTCAGATCTCACTAAGCATCAGagaacacacacaggagagaaaccctatgagtgTAAGCATTGTGGGAAAACCTTCAGTTGCAACTCAGGCCTTAAAGTACATCAGAGAAGACACGTaagagagaaaccctatgaatgtattGAGTGCGAGGTAACTGCCAAGAAATCAGTTATCACAGCACATCCAAGGTTacacacagaggaagaaaactaG
- the LOC101100417 gene encoding zinc finger protein 260 isoform X6 — translation MAHRGRVPRPELPRTFCSEVCFDIHIPTPQILEVCKVDNQLEQNQEIQHRHFWQSPFINNKTLTVHRGNVLGNIFNFSTDSIPSIKIPCKCDSCGMNLKCISELIINKKNYLSKKADDLNPCGKLFLHSNPEKTQMGEKPCEFIQNQKYVSRNENFIPYQKIKNVQQCLIQRNKEYEGYGKEFHEKALVPYNQSCIGESPREHNESDKTFCNNATLVVCKIAQRMENLHEFNEYGKTFEKSSLLKPRVHLKVKGYEYIDRVVSFNRRSDFPDTGDRVFEYNNLGEPYWEKSVLNITPRTHVGDKVHECNECGKAFCKKSKLTKHQKIHPREKPYECKECGKCFSRKSLLTLHQRIHTGEKPYECKACGKCFSRSSHLIIHQRTHTGEKPYECKECGKCFYHKSYLTVHQRIHTGEKPYECNQCGKTFISNSVLTIHQKTHTGDKPYECNQCGKFFSRNSYLTVHLRTHTGEKPYECELCGKTFCHKSDVTKHEKTHIGGKPYGCNQCGKTFSRNSGLKVHQRTHTKEKPYECNECGKSFSEKSVLTVHQRIHTGEKPYKCNECGKTFYNKSDLTKHHRTHTGEKPYECKECGKFFSRNSYLTVHQRSHTGEKPYVCKKCGKTFYLKSDYTVHKRTHRGEKSYHCNQCGKTFTCGSVLRSHQRTHTGEKPYECNECGKSFSEKSVLTVHQRIHTGEKPYKCNECGKSFYHKSDLTKHQRTHTGEKPYECKHCGKTFSCNSGLKVHQRRHVREKPYECIECEVTAKKSVITAHPRLHTEEEN, via the exons ATGGCTCATAGAGGAAGAGTCCCTAGACCAGAGCTGCCCAG AACTTTTTGCTCTGAAGTGTGCTTTGATATTCATATACCTACTCCACAAATCCTAG aAGTCTGCAAAGTTGATAACCAACTAGAACAGAATCAAGAAATCCAGCACAGACATTTCTGGCAGTCTCCATTTatcaacaacaaaacactgaCTGTACACAGAGGTAATGTattaggaaacatttttaatttcagcacaGACAGCATTCCTTCCATAAAAATACCCTGTAAATGTGACTCATGTGGTATgaatttgaaatgtatttcagaattaattattaataagaaaaactaTTTAAGTAAGAAGGCTGATGACCTCAATCCATGTGGGAAATTGTTCCTTCATAGTAACCCTGAAAAAACTCAAATGGGGGAGAAACCTTGTGAATTCATTCAAAATCAAAAATATGTAAGTCGTAATGAAAATTTCATTCcatatcagaaaattaaaaatgtacaacaATGCTTAATTCAAAGGAATAAGGAATATGAGGGATACGGGAAGGAGTTCCATGAGAAGGCACTTGTCCCATATAACCAATCTTGTATAGGAGAGAGTCCTCGTGAACATAATGAATCTGATAAAACGTTCTGTAATAATGCAACCCTCGTGGTCTGTAAGATAGCACAAAGAATGGAAAATCTTCATGAGTTTAATGAATACGGTAAAACATTTGAGAAGTCCTCCCTCTTGAAACCTAGAGTTCATTTAAAGGTGAAGGGTTATGAGTACATTGATAGAGTGGTTAGTTTCAATAGGAGATCAGACTTCCCTGACACAGGAGATAGAGTATTTGAATATAACAACTTGGGAGAACCTTACTGGGAGAAGTCCGTTCTTAATATAACTCCGAGAACACACGTAGGAGACAAAGTCCATGAATGTAACGAATGTGGAAAAGCATTCTGCAAAAAGTCAAAACTCACCAAACACCAGAAAATACATCCAAGAGAGAAACCATacgaatgtaaggaatgtgggaaatgCTTCTCTCGGAAATCCCTCCTCACTTTACATCAGAGAatccacacaggagagaaaccctacgAATGTAAGGCCTGTGGGAAATGCTTCTCTAGGAGTTCACACCTCATAATTCATCAGAGgactcacacaggagagaagccctatgaatgtaaggaatgtgggaagtgTTTCTACCATAAGTCCTATCTCACGGTACACCAGAGGATTCATACAGGGgagaagccctatgaatgtaACCAATGTGGAAAAACCTTCATAAGCAACTCAGTCCTCACAATAcatcagaaaacacacacaggcGACAAACCCTATGAGTGTAATCAGTGTGGGAAATTCTTCTCCAGAAACTCGTACCTTACAGTACATCTGAGAACgcacacaggggagaagccctacGAATGTGAGCTCTGTGGGAAAACCTTCTGTCACAAGTCAGATGTCACGAAACATGAGAAAACTCACATAGGGGGAAAACCCTATGGATGTAATCAGTGCGGGAAAACCTTTAGTCGTAACTCGGGCCTAAAAGTtcatcagagaactcacacaaaggagaaaccctatgaatgtaacgAGTGTGGGAAATCCTTTTCTGAGAAATCAGTTCTCACAGTACATCAGAGGATACACACAGGCGAGAAACCTTACaagtgtaatgaatgtgggaaaacctTCTACAATAAATCGGACCTCACTAAACACCACAGGACTCACACAggtgagaaaccctatgaatgtaaggaatgtgggaaattcTTCTCTAGGAATTCATACCTTACAGTACACCAGAGAAGTCATACAGGGGAGAAACCCTATGTGTGCAAGAAATGTGGGAAAACTTTCTACCTTAAGTCAGACTATACAGTACATAAGAGAACACACAGAGGGGAGAAATCCTATCACTGTAATCAGTGTGGGAAGACTTTCACTTGCGGTTCAGTCCTCAGATcacatcagagaactcacacaggtgagaagccctatgaatgtaACGAGTGTGGGAAATCATTTTCAGAGAAATCCGTTCTCACCGTCCATCAGAGGAtacacacaggggagaaacctTATAAGTGTAACGAATGTGGGAAGTCCTTCTATCATAAGTCAGATCTCACTAAGCATCAGagaacacacacaggagagaaaccctatgagtgTAAGCATTGTGGGAAAACCTTCAGTTGCAACTCAGGCCTTAAAGTACATCAGAGAAGACACGTaagagagaaaccctatgaatgtattGAGTGCGAGGTAACTGCCAAGAAATCAGTTATCACAGCACATCCAAGGTTacacacagaggaagaaaactaG